A DNA window from Pogona vitticeps strain Pit_001003342236 chromosome 2, PviZW2.1, whole genome shotgun sequence contains the following coding sequences:
- the LOC144586303 gene encoding uncharacterized protein LOC144586303, translating into MAEMGEVREPQVDQGSEDEFGSVQDESTGEQNPELRKMLIVQQHELRVREMEERLERERMAEREKQRQFELELQREKMAFELRKLELMNQNNNNNRDSEGGQLSKTDLKKFPVYHKGDCPEVFFSLVERAFVDFSVRETEKMTIMRSLISGSLAEVYAEMPEELLRDFAEFKKLVFARHGINAEQLRQRFRSLTKKPEQTFTQVGAQLVRLLEKWLSQEGTETFQQLKDLIALEQFYSVLHGELKFQVRERKPKSVAEAAEIADFISQIRKPLGEGKSIGKPKETYSKYSQGPGKNQQVGGAHGEGKPSDMKPRPQILEGKPKQDEKDSKYSRKCYFCQGKGHLISECEKLKQLKGNVPHDLSGTKPKAVFCVQKEQSSLSLREPVAMATQSGTVTSADQAEENGPLVEVKRCLLVRTDSQLFETAGVDIGILDHQYRGLRDTCSQVTLCHPDIIPREYIIPNESMKVAGIEGQVISLPVAEVPVNFQGWRGVWRLAISSTLPAAVLVGNDLAEHVKRVLVITRSQATTGTVQGGTDEPETEAEGSSEAVVETLTTDSQFGQEQKADATLQKCFEQVTDAQLTPETPVRFREKKGILYRETLRNISKGGELRSQLVVPEKYRPMILQRGHSDMFAAHLGVNKTQQRITQNFYWPEIGKQIKEFCKQCDVCQRQGNNRDRTKAKLCPLPVIDTPFKCIGVDIVGPLPKATKRGNRFILTIVDHATRYPEAIPLTNIETNTVADALVGYMSRMGFASEIITDLGASFTSKLMKRLWQICGIKHKETTAYHPESNGLTEKFNGTLMRMIRAYLAENPNNWDQKLQSLLFAYRSVPQASTGFSPFELLFGRRVKGPLDLIKQNWEQITQDDPQDVVTYIDTLMNDLKRNLELAAENLQAQKVRQKTWYDHKARERHVDPGEEVLWLRPCRENKLQLKWAGPYRVISKMSDLNYLIEQEEHQARRVVHVNALKPYYRGEQRVLFAIKAAESEEAELPFWEGRGEVKYNPEEVKISPALTQDQQQELKMLLIKYQKVFSNKPGIVKGVMHRIHTGDAPPQAVSPYRVTGPYRDKVRKELDEMLRENIIVPSSSPWSSPIVLVDKPDGSIRFCVDYRKLNRVTTPDAYPMPRLDNLIETIGGCRFISSLDLVKGYWQLRIDPRDQEKTAFCSPFGLYEFRVLSFGLRNAPATFQRLMDQTLAGLSDFTVAYIDDIGIFSNTWEDHLKHLELVLQRLSAAGLTVKASKCQLGSPEIKYLGHMVGGGVIKPLEAKIEAVRDWPRPNTKKKVKSFLGLVGYYRKFIPRFSEIATPLTDLMRKKTDDRIPWTSDCEEAFQRLKEALINYPVLRAPDFDREFIIYTDASNSRVGAVLCQEDENGDQHPVSYLSRKLQKGERHLATVEKECLAIVYAIQKAKPYIWGRHFILCTDHSPLQWLKTMKTHNSKLMRWALNLQDYDFEVKVVRGSVNCVADALSRRLED; encoded by the exons atggcagaaatgggtgaagtgagggaaccccaggtggaccaaggttctgaggatgaatttggctcagtgcaggatgagagcacgggagaacagaacccagaactcaggaaaatgctcatagtccaacagcatgaactgagggtgagggaaatggaggaaagattagagagagaaagaatggc ggaaagagagaaacaaagacaatttgaattggaattgcagagagagaaaatggcgtttgagttaagaaaattggaactgatgaatcagaacaataataacaatagggattctgaggggggccaattgtctaaaactgacctgaagaaattccctgtataccacaagggagattgccctgaggtgttcttttccctcgtggaaagagcgtttgtggacttctcagtaagggaaactgagaagatgaccatcatgcgatctttaatcagtggcagcctggcagaagtatatgcagagatgccagaggaattgctgagagatttcgcagagtttaaaaagctggtgtttgccagacatgggataaatgcggaacagctgaggcagagattcaggtcactcaccaagaaaccagagcagacttttacccaagtgggggcccaactggtgaggctgctagagaaatggctatctcaggaggggacagagaccttccagcagctcaaagacctgatagcgctggaacagttttattcagtcctgcatggggaactgaagttccaggtgagggaaaggaaaccgaaatctgtggcagaagcggccgagatcgcagattttatttcccaaataagaaagcccttaggtgaggggaaatctataggtaaacctaaagaaacctacagcaagtactctcagggaccaggaaaaaaccagcaagtgggaggggcccatggtgaagggaagccctcagacatgaaaccaagacctcagattttggagggaaaaccaaaacaagatgagaaagactcaaaatacagcagaaaatgttatttctgtcaaggaaagggccatctaatctcagagtgtgagaaattaaagcagctaaaaggaaatgtgcctcatgatttgagtggaaccaagccaaaagctgtgttctgtgtccagaaagagcaaagctccttgtcactgagggagcctgttgccatggctactcaatctggaacagttacatctgctgatcaggctgaggaaaatggtcctcttgtggaggtcaagcgctgcttactagtgagaacagattctcagttgtttgaaaccgcaggggtggacataggaatacttgaccatcagtatagggggctgagggatacttgttcccaggtgaccctgtgccatccagatattattcctagggagtatataatcccaaatgagagcatgaaggtggcagggattgagggacaggtgatctcgctgccagtagctgaggtacctgtgaactttcaaggctggaggggagtttggcggctagcgatttcatcgactctgccagcagccgtgctcgtgggaaatgacctggctgaacatgtgaaacgggtgctagtgattacacgctcacaagctaccacggggacagttcaggggggtactgatgagcccgagacggaagcagaggggagttccgaagctgtggtggaaactttaaccacagacagccaatttggccaagagcaaaaggcagacgccactctccaaaagtgttttgaacaggtgacagacgcccagctaacacctgaaaccccagtgagatttcgagagaaaaagggaattttatatagagagaccctgaggaatatctcaaaagggggagagttgaggagtcagctggtggtacctgaaaagtatcgccccatgatcttacaaagggggcactctgacatgtttgctgcgcacttaggggtgaacaaaacacagcagagaatcacacagaatttttactggcctgaaatagggaagcagatcaaggagttctgtaagcaatgtgatgtgtgtcagaggcaggggaataaccgtgacaggaccaaagcaaagttgtgccctttgcctgtgattgacactccgttcaaatgtataggggtggatattgtgggacctttgcccaaggccacaaagagggggaacaggttcattctcaccattgtggaccatgccacgaggtaccctgaagccatacccttgactaacattgaaactaacacagtggcagatgccttggtggggtatatgtccaggatgggatttgcctcagaaataatcacagatttgggcgcatcgtttacatcaaagctcatgaaacggttatggcaaatctgtggaattaaacacaaggaaaccactgcctatcaccctgaaagtaatgggttaacggagaagttcaatgggactctaatgcgcatgattagagcttacttggcagagaatccaaacaattgggaccagaagctgcaatcccttttgtttgcttatcgatcagtgccacaagccagtaccgggttcagtccgtttgaactcttgtttgggagaagggtgaaagggccccttgatttaatcaaacaaaattgggagcagatcacccaggatgacccacaagacgttgtgacatatatagacaccttgatgaatgacctaaagagaaacctagagctagcagcagaaaacctgcaagctcagaaggtcagacagaaaacatggtatgaccacaaagccagagagaggcacgttgacccaggggaggaagtgctttggcttaggccctgcagagagaacaaactgcagctcaaatgggcaggaccatatagggtcatttccaagatgtcagatctgaactacctaatagagcaggaggaacaccaagccaGGAgagtggtacatgtgaatgccctaaaaccctactacagaggggaacagagggttttatttgcaataaaagcagctgagagtgaggaagctgaattacccttctgggagggtagaggggaagtaaaatacaacccagaggaggtaaagatcagtcctgcacttacccaagaccagcagcaagaactaaaaatgctgctcatcaaataccaaaaggtgttttccaataagccggggatagtgaagggagtgatgcatcggatccacacaggggatgcacccccacaagcagtatccccataccgagtgacgggaccctatagggacaaggtacggaaggagctggacgagatgcttagggagaacataatcgtcccctcttctagtccttggtcctctccgatagtcctagtagacaagcctgatgggagcattaggttttgtgtagattacaggaaattaaaccgcgtaaccactcctgatgcctacccaatgcccaggctagacaacctgattgaaaccatagggggttgtcggttcatttcatcattggacctggtaaagggatattggcaattaagaattgatcccagggatcaagaaaagaccgccttttgcagcccttttggtctctatgagtttcgagtcctgagttttggtctcagaaatgcaccagccacattccaaaggctgatggaccagaccttagcagggctcagtgactttactgtggcctacattgacgacatagggatcttcagcaatacctgggaagatcacctgaaacacctggagttagtgctgcagaggttaagtgcagcagggctaacagtaaaggcgagcaagtgtcagctgggtagcccagaaataaaatacttgggtcacatggtagggggaggagtgatcaaacccctagaggccaagatagaagcagttcgtgattggcctagacccaacaccaagaaaaaagtcaaatcatttcttgggttggtgggctactacagaaagttcatcccgaggtttagcgagatagcgactccgctgaccgatctgatgaggaagaagactgatgaccgcatcccgtggaccagcgactgtgaggaggcgttccagaggttgaaggaggccctcatcaactatccagtgctgcgtgctccagacttcgaccgggagttcatcatctacaccgatgcgtctaacagcagggtaggagcagttctttgccaggaggatgagaatggtgaccagcatccagtgtcctacctgagtaggaaactccagaaaggtgagagacatttggcaaccgtggaaaaggagtgcctggccatagtctacgcgatccagaaggccaagccttacatctggggaagacattttattctgtgcactgaccattcaccactgcaatggttaaagacaatgaaaacccacaatagtaaacttatgaggtgggctttaaacctgcaagactatgactttgaagtgaaagtggtcagagggtcagtgaactgtgttgctgacgccttgtcaagaagacttgaagattga